ATGCAGCATGTCAAATAATTCACCCCTGAAAGTATCCAGGCATTCGTTGGCTTCTTGTTCGGTAGAAGGTATATAATACCCGCAAGGGGGTTCCTTAGAGGACCCTATAAAATAGCCTTCCTTGCGCAACAGGCGCACCATTTCGTTTACTTCTCGGATATTTAAATCGAATATAACGGCGAGGTCTATTGCCCTTTTTGCGGAACTGCGGCCATAACAATGGGACCTTAGGTATTGGTATACTGCGTCTTTCGTCAGCAACTCTTCACCATAAATTTATTAGTTTGTCTTTTTCTTTATTGAAATAGGATTATAATATGTTATAGGGCAAGGGTGGGAGTCAAGCCCACCCCCGTAAACGATGCGCCGATAAGAGGGTAAAACTCTTCCAAGAACTCGTTTTTCTTGGATAGGCGCGTCGCTGCCCTTCTCTCCTATCTTTTATTTAAAAGAGCAATTAAAATAATAATGCTGGAAACCGCAAAACAAATCAATATGACTATTGCGTTGAAAATATTATCTCTTAATCGGCGCTGATAATAAGTGGACATTTTTCTCCCCTCCTATCGTTTCCGGGCAAACAATGTAGCTTTAAGATGAATAGAATTTTTTACATATTGCAAATTAAGCCCTTTGCCCGGGCACTTTTCATGATGGGGGAATATTTCTTTAACACCCAAATTATTTAACAAAAAAACCAGGCTCTTTGTTTGGGTGGGGGTAAAGGTATCGTATCCGGTTAAGCAGATACCTATGTAATGATTCCTGCCCTTTGCATGCGCGCCTTTTTTAGAGAGTGGCCTTCCCTTTTCGATTTTGCCGTCCACCCTGATTACAAAATGGTATCCGATTCCGCTCCAACCTCTTTCCTTGTGCCATTTATCGATAGTTTTCGCGGATACGTCCGGACTTGCTGAATGATGGATAACTGCCCTGGTTAAATCCATCTCCTCCGCGCATGCTATTGCCGAAATCATAAATAAGATAAATAAAATAACCCCGGCGCCTGGGAGCTTATGCAACCTTTCGGAAGCATAAAAAAACCGCAGAATTCCGTTAAAAGAATTGCGGTCTTTAACCGGGGCGTTTAATAGCTTATTTTTGACTCCCAGGGCTTTCTGCATTAGTACCTTTTTATTTTACAATTCCCCCTCCTTTTCCTTTTTTTTCTTTACCAATCAATATTTTAGATTATAATAAGGCTATGCTTTACGACCGTTTCCAGCAAGAAGCGATTGACTATATCAACCAGGGCCACTCCGTAATCGTCTCAGCCCCCACAGGCGCCGGCAAGACCGCCATAGCAGAACATGTAATTTCCGAATGCATCCACTGTAAAGTCGGGGTCATCTATACCGCTCCCATCAAAGCCCTCTCCAACCAGAAATTCCGCGATTTTGAAAGCCAATTCGGGGATGATATCGGCATCTTAACCGGAGACGTATCCTTAAACGCGGGCGCGCCGGTGCTCATCATGACTACGGAAATATTCCGCAATAAAATCCTGGATGAACCAGAGAGCCTGAAGCGCTATTCCTGGGTTATCTTTGACGAAGTGCATTACCTGGATAACCCCGAACGCGGCACGGTCTGGGAAGAATCCCTGATGCTTTTACCTGCCCACATGAAGATACTCTGCCTCTCTGCCACCATACCCAATATCAATCAGTTGGCTGCTTGGATTGAATCCATACACAATAAGCCCGTCGAGAAAGTCATCGAAGAAAAGAGGCCTGTGCCATTACATTTCTTCTTTCAGTGCCAGAACGAAATCGTAGATAATATCAATGCCTTAAAAAAATTGGGGCCCGGCCGGCCGAATAAAATGGCCGCGCTGATTAACTACATCCGCCAGAAAGAAGGCCTGGCCTGCATCTATTTTGTTTTCGGAAGAAGAAGGGCCGAAGAACTGGCACAGGAACTATATAGTTACGATTTCCTGAATGTTAAGCAGAGGCAGGAGATTTTATCTTTGTATGATTCCCTCTGCGAACGCTTTGACTTAAAACACGAAAAATCCGCGCAGGAATTATATTCCCTGATCCAAAAAGGCGTTGCTTATCATCATGCCGGAATGCTGCCCACCTTAAAAGAAGTAGTGGAAAGATTATTTACCAGCCGGCTCTTAAAAGTTATCTTCACCACCGAAACCTTTGCCTTGGGTATTAATATGCCCAGCCGAACGGTCGTCTTTGATGACTTAAGGAAATTCTACGGCCGTTATATGCGCACCTTAAAAACGCGCGACTTCTATCAGATGGCCGGGCGTGCCGGCCGGCGCGGAATAGATAAAGAGGGCTTTGTTTACTGCCGGGTCAATCCGGCGCGGATAAATATGGAGGAAGTAAAACGCATCATCTACGGAAAATCAGAGGAAGTAAAGAGCCAGTTCAACACCTCTTATGCCACAATCTTAAACCTGTACGAGAAACATCAAGAAGGCCTTTATAAAATTTATCCTCTCTCCCTGCATTATTTTCAGTCCAAGAAATACGAGCAGAAAGAAGCGCTGCGTTTAATTGAGGCAAAATTAAAACTACTCAAGGAGCTGGGTTACATAGAAAACAACGCCTTGACCCAGAAAGGCCAATTCGCCAAAACCGTCTATGGTTATGAATTAATCCTCTCTGAACTCTATGCGCAGAATATCTTAGAGCAGCTGGATGAATTCGGCCTGGGGATTCTGGCAGTAGCGGCGGTCTTTGAGCCCAGAAAGAACCAACATATGCCGCACCTCTCTAAGGCCGCGCGCAAAATAAAGCGGGTCTGCGAAGAGATATACGAAAAGATAAAAGCCAAGGAATTAAAATACCGGATTTATCCTTTCAGTAAACAGCCTACCTTTAATTTAAGCGGCGGTATTGAAGGGTGGCTGCGCGGGACAAACTTCGATAAAACCCTGCAATTCACGGATACCGACGAAGGCGAGGTCGTGCGTTACTTCCGCATGGCTATCCAGATTTTAAGGGAAGTTTCCGACGCGCCGGTTGCCTCTTATGTCCTCAAAGAAAAAATCAAAGAAACCGTCCGCGTGATTAACCGCGATATCGTAGATGCGGAAAAGCAGCTGCGCGAAGGTTAAACCAACAGGGACTGTCCCCGCAGATATCAAACCTAATTAGAAACCAACAGGGACTATCCCTAATTTTTTAGCGGGTCCTGTCTTGGCTTGTTCTCGCAACGAGGTAGCGGGTCCTGCCGAGCAGGACGAAGCGAACCTTGCCCGCTCAAATTTTCAACGTGCTGTTCAAAGCCCGCCTCGTCACCCGCTAAAAAATAAAAAATCCCAAGCAGAATTCAGCTTGGGATTACAAATTAGTAAAATAGGGAAACACGACGTTTTATCAGGAAAGAAACGCGTCCTAATCGCCTATTATCTTTATTAAGACCCGCTTTTTGCGCTGGCCGTCGAATTCGCCGTAAAATATCTGTTCCCACGGGCCAAAGTCAAGC
This window of the Candidatus Omnitrophota bacterium genome carries:
- a CDS encoding DEAD/DEAH box helicase encodes the protein MLYDRFQQEAIDYINQGHSVIVSAPTGAGKTAIAEHVISECIHCKVGVIYTAPIKALSNQKFRDFESQFGDDIGILTGDVSLNAGAPVLIMTTEIFRNKILDEPESLKRYSWVIFDEVHYLDNPERGTVWEESLMLLPAHMKILCLSATIPNINQLAAWIESIHNKPVEKVIEEKRPVPLHFFFQCQNEIVDNINALKKLGPGRPNKMAALINYIRQKEGLACIYFVFGRRRAEELAQELYSYDFLNVKQRQEILSLYDSLCERFDLKHEKSAQELYSLIQKGVAYHHAGMLPTLKEVVERLFTSRLLKVIFTTETFALGINMPSRTVVFDDLRKFYGRYMRTLKTRDFYQMAGRAGRRGIDKEGFVYCRVNPARINMEEVKRIIYGKSEEVKSQFNTSYATILNLYEKHQEGLYKIYPLSLHYFQSKKYEQKEALRLIEAKLKLLKELGYIENNALTQKGQFAKTVYGYELILSELYAQNILEQLDEFGLGILAVAAVFEPRKNQHMPHLSKAARKIKRVCEEIYEKIKAKELKYRIYPFSKQPTFNLSGGIEGWLRGTNFDKTLQFTDTDEGEVVRYFRMAIQILREVSDAPVASYVLKEKIKETVRVINRDIVDAEKQLREG
- a CDS encoding N-acetylmuramoyl-L-alanine amidase, translated to MQKALGVKNKLLNAPVKDRNSFNGILRFFYASERLHKLPGAGVILFILFMISAIACAEEMDLTRAVIHHSASPDVSAKTIDKWHKERGWSGIGYHFVIRVDGKIEKGRPLSKKGAHAKGRNHYIGICLTGYDTFTPTQTKSLVFLLNNLGVKEIFPHHEKCPGKGLNLQYVKNSIHLKATLFARKR